Proteins co-encoded in one Planifilum fimeticola genomic window:
- a CDS encoding pyridoxal phosphate-dependent aminotransferase: MKLSKRVQQLTPSTTLAITAKAKALRKQGHDVIGLGAGEPDFNTPDPILRAAEEAMRAGHTKYTPSGGIPELKQAIVEKFRRDNGLTYQPEQIVVTSGAKHALYNLFQVLIDPGDEVIIPAPYWVSYIEQVKLAGGVPVIIRGEESRSFKVTPEQLRGAITERTRAFLINSPSNPTGMVYNREELEALGRVCLEHGLVIISDEIYEHLIYGDEAHVSIAQLGPEFYERTIVINGVSKTYSMTGWRIGYAAGHAEVIQAMTGLSSHSTSNPTSVAQYAALAALTGSQEPVQEMKKAFKERRDYVVQRIRNIEGLGIQEPQGAFYAFVNVRNVVEASGRFRDVDEWVKALLEEELVAVVPGSGFGSPDHIRISYATSMDQLEKAMDRIERFVKKHR, encoded by the coding sequence GTGAAACTGTCCAAGCGGGTTCAGCAGCTGACGCCATCGACCACTTTGGCCATCACGGCAAAGGCCAAGGCGTTGAGAAAACAAGGGCACGATGTGATCGGACTCGGTGCCGGAGAGCCGGACTTCAACACGCCCGATCCGATTCTCCGGGCCGCCGAGGAGGCCATGCGCGCCGGCCACACCAAATATACACCCTCCGGGGGGATACCCGAACTGAAACAGGCGATCGTCGAGAAGTTCCGCCGTGACAACGGACTGACTTATCAGCCCGAGCAGATTGTCGTGACCTCGGGGGCCAAGCACGCCCTGTACAACCTGTTCCAAGTGCTCATCGATCCGGGAGACGAGGTGATCATTCCCGCCCCTTATTGGGTCAGCTATATCGAGCAGGTGAAATTGGCCGGAGGGGTTCCGGTCATCATTCGGGGAGAAGAATCGCGATCCTTCAAGGTCACGCCGGAGCAGCTTCGCGGTGCAATCACGGAGCGGACCCGGGCTTTTCTCATCAACAGCCCGTCCAACCCCACCGGAATGGTGTACAACCGCGAAGAATTGGAGGCTTTGGGCCGGGTTTGCCTGGAGCACGGACTGGTGATCATCTCCGACGAAATTTATGAGCACCTGATTTACGGGGATGAGGCGCACGTGAGCATCGCCCAGCTGGGGCCGGAATTTTATGAGCGAACCATCGTGATCAACGGAGTCTCCAAAACCTATTCCATGACGGGCTGGCGCATCGGCTATGCCGCGGGCCATGCCGAGGTGATCCAAGCCATGACCGGTCTGTCCAGCCATTCCACTTCCAATCCCACATCGGTGGCCCAGTATGCGGCACTGGCGGCGCTAACCGGCTCACAGGAACCGGTCCAAGAGATGAAAAAAGCCTTCAAGGAGCGGAGAGATTACGTCGTCCAGCGGATCCGAAACATCGAGGGGTTGGGCATTCAGGAACCCCAGGGGGCCTTTTACGCCTTTGTCAATGTCCGGAATGTCGTCGAAGCGTCGGGGCGGTTCCGGGACGTGGATGAGTGGGTGAAGGCGCTGCTGGAGGAAGAGCTCGTCGCCGTCGTTCCGGGTTCCGGTTTCGGCTCGCCCGATCATATCCGCATCTCCTATGCGACCTCGATGGATCAGCTGGAAAAGGCGATGGATCGGATCGAGCGGTTTGTGAAAAAGCACCGGTGA